A portion of the Drosophila innubila isolate TH190305 chromosome 3L unlocalized genomic scaffold, UK_Dinn_1.0 0_D_3L, whole genome shotgun sequence genome contains these proteins:
- the LOC117788900 gene encoding GTPase-activating protein isoform X1: MLLKKKRYMCEEQDDAIDIVAVVEASNNRNTNANNNSSSSYGSNMAETREVRIEEQLKVKIGEAKSLSSRNAANTSCSTQGTRDVYCTIALDQEEICRTPISERTLSPFFGEEYQFKIPRRFRYLTVYVWDRDMKQDKPIGKIAIKREELHKYNHKDHWFSLRPVDSDSEVQGMAHIEVEFEEVPQAINESIELGQHTMTHQQRAQNNDYKENNELSNIQRAAAAAASANSAGITLKTRAAGLFGHVHHQHQQLQHQQQQQQMQQQQQQLATSSTDQLANWKNTHGRNVRVAIRVPACVDLAKKQGTCDPFVICTAYYSNKQTITKRTKQRKKTVDPEFDEVMYFDLSIDAEPGSTGTTNSNKSAASLESSANKAYAIYPLGGADLCEIAVTLWHDAHGAMADKVFLGEVRLPMLNKQQQQAVQPAAWYYLQPRTTSPSCRSLNATPRSCATPPGTRLSVDSTIGSLRLNLNYTADHVFPLATYDDLLNLLLESVDQRPITLSAVYILGELVSGKTEVAQPLVRLFTHTERIAPIIKALADHEISNLTDPTTIFRGNTLVSKMMDEAMRLSGLHYLHQTLRPVLSQIVAEKKPCEIDPSKVKDRSAVDTNLHNLKDYVERVFEAITKSAERCPKVLCQIFHDLRECAGKHFPRNREVRYSVVSGFIFLRFFAPAILGPKLFDLTTERLDAQTNRTLTLISKTIQSLGNLVSSRSSQQPCKEEYTGELYKKFCTEKHMDAVKHFLEVISTPNACETPSSPLPQLPLEPVLLKEGEGMMNKDPTSRKRFGRQFKHRYFRLTTHSLSYAKSKGKQPICDIPLEEIGSVEQLKDKSFKKQNCFKIVYKDRSLIVQTTNCVEEREWFDLLHKICLMNSIRMQYFHPSAFISGYYSCCGRSDENAPGCKNVSAKEMDYFQMDLVTALDPALDLQRIHTLIMSNMNLLDALLDPLAYHQHVHVPQQQQQQQQQHNPLVPLASALQQQSPQAFVEFKKTIEKLREKAYAIDKDHRDYKQGITRQLKYGSRQAPIGDDNYWHMMRAAGQFNLQHHHQQQQLQQQQQQHQHLQQQLQPVLPQMQHVRALPATTNSSNMNVNNYFMHNLQPQQQRLQLQQQHLQQHQQQQYQQQFRSQRHNNNNNNNCGNASSSSPSSTASSVVVTPPNATNASVAVAATTAVLSKPAPPIY; this comes from the exons GTGAAGCAAAAAGCCTGAGCAGTCGCAATGCGGCAAACACAAGTTGCAGCACGCAGGGGACAAGGGATGTTTACTGCACCATTGCGTTGGATCAGGAGGAGATATGCCGGACGCCGATCAGTGAACGCACCCTGTCGCCATTCTTTGGCGAGGAGTATCAGTTCAAAATTCCGCGTCGCTTTCGCTACCTGACCGTGTATGTGTGGGATCGTGATATGAAACAGGACAAACCCATTGGCAAGATTGCGATTAAACGCGAGGAGCTGCACAAATACAATCACAAGGATCATTGGTTCTCGCTGCGACCCGTGGACTCGGATTCGGAGGTGCAGGGTATGGCGCACATCGAGGTGGAGTTCGAGGAGGTGCCACAGGCGATCAACGAAAGCATTGAGCTGGGCCAGCACACGATGACACATCAGCAGCGGGCGCAGAACAACGACTACAAGGAGAACAACGAACTGAGCAACATTCAAcgagctgctgccgctgccgcaaGTGCCAACTCGGCGGGCATAACGCTCAAGACGCGTGCGGCTGGACTCTTTGGACACGtgcatcatcagcatcagcagctgcaacatcagcagcagcagcagcagatgcaacaacaacagcagcagctggccACATCCTCGACTGATCAGCTGGCCAATTGGAAGAACACGCATGGACGTAATGTGAGAGTGGCGATCCGTGTGCCCGCCTGTGTTGATCTCGCCAAGAAGCAGGGCACCTGTGATCCCTTTGTCATCTGCACCGCCTactacagcaacaaacagACAATCACGAAACGCACAAAGCAACGAAAAAAGACAGTTGACCCCGAGTTCGATGAGGTCATGTACTTTGATCTCTCGATTGATGCGGAGCCGGGCAGCACGGGCaccacaaacagcaacaaatcgGCTGCCTCTCTCGAATCATCAGCGAATAAGGCGTATGCGATTTATCCGCTGGGCGGTGCTGATCTCTGCGAGATTGCTGTGACGCTGTGGCACGATGCACATGGCGCCATGGCGGACAAGGTGTTCCTGGGCGAGGTGCGTCTGCCCATGCtcaacaagcagcagcagcaggcggTGCAGCCAGCTGCCTGGTATTACCTGCAGCCACGCACCACATCTCCCAGTTGTCGCTCCCTGAATGCCACGCCTCGCTCCTGCGCCACGCCCCCGGGCACACGGCTCAGCGTGGACTCGACAATTGGCTCGTTGCGTCTGAATCTGAACTACACCGCTGATCATGTATTCCCACTGGCCACCTACGATGACTTGCTGAACCTGCTACTGGAATCGGTGGATCAGCGACCCATCACCCTGTCCGCTGTCTACATCCTAGGCGAACTTGTGTCCGGTAAAACGGAGGTGGCACAGCCCCTCGTCCGTCTCTTTACGCATACGGAACGCATTGCGCCCATCATCAAGGCACTTGCCGATCATGAAATATCCAATCTGACTGATCCAACGACCATATTCCGTGGCAACACGCTCGTCTCCAAGATGATGGATGAGGCCATGCGGCTGTCGGGTCTACACTATCTGCACCAGACGCTGCGTCCGGTTCTCTCGCAGATTGTCGCCGAGAAGAAGCCCTGCGAAATAGATCCCAGCAAGGTGAAGGATCGCTCTGCCGTTGACACGAATCTGCACAATCTCAAAGATTATGTGGAGCGTGTGTTCGAGGCAATCACCAAGAGTGCCGAGCGTTGTCCCAAGGTCCTCTGTCAGATTTTTCACGATCTACGCGAATGTGCGGGAAAACATTTTCCACGCAATCGTGAAGTTCGCTATTCCGTTGTTTCCGGCTTCATATTTCTACGTTTCTTTGCACCCGCCATACTGGGACCTAAGCTCTTTGATCTGACCACAGAGCGTCTG GATGCCCAAACGAATCGCACGCTGACTCTAATCTCAAAAACGATACAATCGCTCGGAAATTTGGTCAGCTCGCGATCCTCGCAGCAACCCTGCAAGGAGGAGTACACCGGGGAGCTGTACAAGAAATTCTGCACGGAAAAGCATATGGATGCAGTGAAGCATTTTCTCGAGGTCATCTCAACGCCCAACGCCTGTGAGACGCCCAGCAGTCCGTTGCCACAATTGCCACTAGAACCAGTATTACTAAAGGAGGG CGAGGG CATGATGAACAAAGATCCGACAAGCCGCAAACGCTTTGGACGCCAGTTTAAGCACCGTTACTTTCGCCTGACAACGCACTCGCTAAGCTATGCCAAGTCGAAGGGCAAACAACCCATCTGTGATATACCGCTCGAGGAAATCGGAAGTGTCGAGCAATTGAAAGACAAAAGCTTCAAGAAGCAAAACTGCTTCAAG ATCGTGTACAAAGATCGCTCTCTTATTGTACAAACGACGAACTGCGTCGAGGAGCGAGAATGGTTCGACCTGCTGCACAAGATCTGCCTGATGAATTCCATCCGCATGCAATACTTTCATCCGTCGGCCTTCATCAGCGGCTACTACAGCTGCTGCGGTCGGTCCGATGAGAATGCGCCCGGTTGCAAGAACGTCTCGGCCAAGGAGATGGACTACTTTCAAATGGATTTGGTTACCGCTCTCGATCCGGCGTTGGATCTGCAGCGCATACACACGCTCATCATGTCCAATATGAATCTGCTGGATGCGCTTCTCGATCCACTTGCCTATCATCAACATGTCCACGTgccccagcagcagcaacaacaacagcagcagcacaatcCATTGGTGCCGCTGGCAAGTGCGTTGCAACAACAGTCGCCGCAGGCTTTTGTGGAGTTTAAGAAAACGATCGAGAAGCTGCGAGAGAAGGCCTATGCCATAGACAAGGATCATCGCGACTATAAGCAGGGCATAACGCGTCAGCTGAAATATGGCAGTCGGCAGGCACCGATCGGCGATGACAACTACTGGCACATGATGCGTGCAGCTGGCCAATTCAACTTGCAGCATcatcaccagcagcagcagctgcaacaacaacagcagcagcatcagcacttgcagcaacagctgcagccaGTGTTGCCCCAAATGCAACATGTGCGTGCACTGCCGGCaaccaccaacagcagcaacatgaaTGTGAACAACTACTTTATGCACAATCtacagccgcagcagcagcgattgcagctgcaacagcaacatttacagcagcatcaacagcaacagtatcAACAGCAATTCCGCAGCCAGCGtcataacaacaataacaacaacaactgcggcAATGCATCCTCGTCCAGCCCATCATCGACAGCATCCAGCGTGGTGGTAACTCCACCCAATGCCACAAACGCCtcggtggcagtggcagcaacaactgctgtGTTGTCGAAGCCGGCGCCACCGATTTATTAG
- the LOC117788900 gene encoding GTPase-activating protein isoform X2, producing MLLKKKRYMCEEQDDAIDIVAVVEASNNRNTNANNNSSSSYGSNMAETREVRIEEQLKVKIGEAKSLSSRNAANTSCSTQGTRDVYCTIALDQEEICRTPISERTLSPFFGEEYQFKIPRRFRYLTVYVWDRDMKQDKPIGKIAIKREELHKYNHKDHWFSLRPVDSDSEVQGMAHIEVEFEEVPQAINESIELGQHTMTHQQRAQNNDYKENNELSNIQRAAAAAASANSAGITLKTRAAGLFGHVHHQHQQLQHQQQQQQMQQQQQQLATSSTDQLANWKNTHGRNVRVAIRVPACVDLAKKQGTCDPFVICTAYYSNKQTITKRTKQRKKTVDPEFDEVMYFDLSIDAEPGSTGTTNSNKSAASLESSANKAYAIYPLGGADLCEIAVTLWHDAHGAMADKVFLGEVRLPMLNKQQQQAVQPAAWYYLQPRTTSPSCRSLNATPRSCATPPGTRLSVDSTIGSLRLNLNYTADHVFPLATYDDLLNLLLESVDQRPITLSAVYILGELVSGKTEVAQPLVRLFTHTERIAPIIKALADHEISNLTDPTTIFRGNTLVSKMMDEAMRLSGLHYLHQTLRPVLSQIVAEKKPCEIDPSKVKDRSAVDTNLHNLKDYVERVFEAITKSAERCPKVLCQIFHDLRECAGKHFPRNREVRYSVVSGFIFLRFFAPAILGPKLFDLTTERLDAQTNRTLTLISKTIQSLGNLVSSRSSQQPCKEEYTGELYKKFCTEKHMDAVKHFLEVISTPNACETPSSPLPQLPLEPVLLKEGMMNKDPTSRKRFGRQFKHRYFRLTTHSLSYAKSKGKQPICDIPLEEIGSVEQLKDKSFKKQNCFKIVYKDRSLIVQTTNCVEEREWFDLLHKICLMNSIRMQYFHPSAFISGYYSCCGRSDENAPGCKNVSAKEMDYFQMDLVTALDPALDLQRIHTLIMSNMNLLDALLDPLAYHQHVHVPQQQQQQQQQHNPLVPLASALQQQSPQAFVEFKKTIEKLREKAYAIDKDHRDYKQGITRQLKYGSRQAPIGDDNYWHMMRAAGQFNLQHHHQQQQLQQQQQQHQHLQQQLQPVLPQMQHVRALPATTNSSNMNVNNYFMHNLQPQQQRLQLQQQHLQQHQQQQYQQQFRSQRHNNNNNNNCGNASSSSPSSTASSVVVTPPNATNASVAVAATTAVLSKPAPPIY from the exons GTGAAGCAAAAAGCCTGAGCAGTCGCAATGCGGCAAACACAAGTTGCAGCACGCAGGGGACAAGGGATGTTTACTGCACCATTGCGTTGGATCAGGAGGAGATATGCCGGACGCCGATCAGTGAACGCACCCTGTCGCCATTCTTTGGCGAGGAGTATCAGTTCAAAATTCCGCGTCGCTTTCGCTACCTGACCGTGTATGTGTGGGATCGTGATATGAAACAGGACAAACCCATTGGCAAGATTGCGATTAAACGCGAGGAGCTGCACAAATACAATCACAAGGATCATTGGTTCTCGCTGCGACCCGTGGACTCGGATTCGGAGGTGCAGGGTATGGCGCACATCGAGGTGGAGTTCGAGGAGGTGCCACAGGCGATCAACGAAAGCATTGAGCTGGGCCAGCACACGATGACACATCAGCAGCGGGCGCAGAACAACGACTACAAGGAGAACAACGAACTGAGCAACATTCAAcgagctgctgccgctgccgcaaGTGCCAACTCGGCGGGCATAACGCTCAAGACGCGTGCGGCTGGACTCTTTGGACACGtgcatcatcagcatcagcagctgcaacatcagcagcagcagcagcagatgcaacaacaacagcagcagctggccACATCCTCGACTGATCAGCTGGCCAATTGGAAGAACACGCATGGACGTAATGTGAGAGTGGCGATCCGTGTGCCCGCCTGTGTTGATCTCGCCAAGAAGCAGGGCACCTGTGATCCCTTTGTCATCTGCACCGCCTactacagcaacaaacagACAATCACGAAACGCACAAAGCAACGAAAAAAGACAGTTGACCCCGAGTTCGATGAGGTCATGTACTTTGATCTCTCGATTGATGCGGAGCCGGGCAGCACGGGCaccacaaacagcaacaaatcgGCTGCCTCTCTCGAATCATCAGCGAATAAGGCGTATGCGATTTATCCGCTGGGCGGTGCTGATCTCTGCGAGATTGCTGTGACGCTGTGGCACGATGCACATGGCGCCATGGCGGACAAGGTGTTCCTGGGCGAGGTGCGTCTGCCCATGCtcaacaagcagcagcagcaggcggTGCAGCCAGCTGCCTGGTATTACCTGCAGCCACGCACCACATCTCCCAGTTGTCGCTCCCTGAATGCCACGCCTCGCTCCTGCGCCACGCCCCCGGGCACACGGCTCAGCGTGGACTCGACAATTGGCTCGTTGCGTCTGAATCTGAACTACACCGCTGATCATGTATTCCCACTGGCCACCTACGATGACTTGCTGAACCTGCTACTGGAATCGGTGGATCAGCGACCCATCACCCTGTCCGCTGTCTACATCCTAGGCGAACTTGTGTCCGGTAAAACGGAGGTGGCACAGCCCCTCGTCCGTCTCTTTACGCATACGGAACGCATTGCGCCCATCATCAAGGCACTTGCCGATCATGAAATATCCAATCTGACTGATCCAACGACCATATTCCGTGGCAACACGCTCGTCTCCAAGATGATGGATGAGGCCATGCGGCTGTCGGGTCTACACTATCTGCACCAGACGCTGCGTCCGGTTCTCTCGCAGATTGTCGCCGAGAAGAAGCCCTGCGAAATAGATCCCAGCAAGGTGAAGGATCGCTCTGCCGTTGACACGAATCTGCACAATCTCAAAGATTATGTGGAGCGTGTGTTCGAGGCAATCACCAAGAGTGCCGAGCGTTGTCCCAAGGTCCTCTGTCAGATTTTTCACGATCTACGCGAATGTGCGGGAAAACATTTTCCACGCAATCGTGAAGTTCGCTATTCCGTTGTTTCCGGCTTCATATTTCTACGTTTCTTTGCACCCGCCATACTGGGACCTAAGCTCTTTGATCTGACCACAGAGCGTCTG GATGCCCAAACGAATCGCACGCTGACTCTAATCTCAAAAACGATACAATCGCTCGGAAATTTGGTCAGCTCGCGATCCTCGCAGCAACCCTGCAAGGAGGAGTACACCGGGGAGCTGTACAAGAAATTCTGCACGGAAAAGCATATGGATGCAGTGAAGCATTTTCTCGAGGTCATCTCAACGCCCAACGCCTGTGAGACGCCCAGCAGTCCGTTGCCACAATTGCCACTAGAACCAGTATTACTAAAGGAGGG CATGATGAACAAAGATCCGACAAGCCGCAAACGCTTTGGACGCCAGTTTAAGCACCGTTACTTTCGCCTGACAACGCACTCGCTAAGCTATGCCAAGTCGAAGGGCAAACAACCCATCTGTGATATACCGCTCGAGGAAATCGGAAGTGTCGAGCAATTGAAAGACAAAAGCTTCAAGAAGCAAAACTGCTTCAAG ATCGTGTACAAAGATCGCTCTCTTATTGTACAAACGACGAACTGCGTCGAGGAGCGAGAATGGTTCGACCTGCTGCACAAGATCTGCCTGATGAATTCCATCCGCATGCAATACTTTCATCCGTCGGCCTTCATCAGCGGCTACTACAGCTGCTGCGGTCGGTCCGATGAGAATGCGCCCGGTTGCAAGAACGTCTCGGCCAAGGAGATGGACTACTTTCAAATGGATTTGGTTACCGCTCTCGATCCGGCGTTGGATCTGCAGCGCATACACACGCTCATCATGTCCAATATGAATCTGCTGGATGCGCTTCTCGATCCACTTGCCTATCATCAACATGTCCACGTgccccagcagcagcaacaacaacagcagcagcacaatcCATTGGTGCCGCTGGCAAGTGCGTTGCAACAACAGTCGCCGCAGGCTTTTGTGGAGTTTAAGAAAACGATCGAGAAGCTGCGAGAGAAGGCCTATGCCATAGACAAGGATCATCGCGACTATAAGCAGGGCATAACGCGTCAGCTGAAATATGGCAGTCGGCAGGCACCGATCGGCGATGACAACTACTGGCACATGATGCGTGCAGCTGGCCAATTCAACTTGCAGCATcatcaccagcagcagcagctgcaacaacaacagcagcagcatcagcacttgcagcaacagctgcagccaGTGTTGCCCCAAATGCAACATGTGCGTGCACTGCCGGCaaccaccaacagcagcaacatgaaTGTGAACAACTACTTTATGCACAATCtacagccgcagcagcagcgattgcagctgcaacagcaacatttacagcagcatcaacagcaacagtatcAACAGCAATTCCGCAGCCAGCGtcataacaacaataacaacaacaactgcggcAATGCATCCTCGTCCAGCCCATCATCGACAGCATCCAGCGTGGTGGTAACTCCACCCAATGCCACAAACGCCtcggtggcagtggcagcaacaactgctgtGTTGTCGAAGCCGGCGCCACCGATTTATTAG
- the LOC117788902 gene encoding myotubularin-related protein 9 produces the protein MEFADLIKTPKLDGVFLHTTNSNSANATVEGTLCITGHHLLLSARQENSQELWLLHKNIDSVEKKPSMGQNIVMGGIITLKCKDLRIIALEIKYAKDFFNVSASLEALSAIQNPELDYPFFYRPMYTILEDGYTMFRPELEFAQLISGLSMGGASSPNVANITICTPSTSAAFGSCNSIPHPLQNGFALDAAAALVGSGCSGVSACEWRVSHVNKDFGVCATYGATLIVPKAISDEQIALSAAFRDGGRFPVLSYRHENGATLMRSSQPLSTQGIKRCRADEAILNLVLGRSKKGFIVDTWGKGKSNTETDLHYSQWKKVNRAIGNVSSPAAILDSFAKLIEACNDTGCTTDKWLTRLENSGWLSLVLNSLNASCVVAQCLDQEGSPVLVHGAKGLDSTLIVTSLVQIILNPDCRTVRGLQALIEREWIQAGHPFASRHRYSCYTPHQTRNKNSGATFVLFLDCIYQLYTQFPCSFEFSTQLLILLFEHSYFSQYGTFLCDSERERHELQVHTRTTSLWSYLNRPDVLQTLLNPLYEPNASVIWPSVAPISLELWSELYLRWVIDQRNLATTMAQIQELVTSEKELRTQALKLRKQALELSQEVMTLINDVDDA, from the exons ATGGAGTTCGCTGATCTGATAAAAACACCCAAATTGGATGGGGTGTTTCTGCATACAACCAATTCGAATTCAGCAAATGCAACAGTTGAAGGCACCCTGTGCATAACGGGTCACCATTTGCTGCTCAGCGCACGCCAAGAGAACAGCCAGGAACTATGG CTGCTGCACAAGAACATCGACAGCGTGGAGAAGAAGCCAAGCATGGGTCAGAATATTGTCATGGGCGGCATTATAACGCTGAAGTGCAAGGATCTGCGCATTATAGCGCTGGAAATCAAGTATGCCAAAGACTTTTTCAATGTGTCCGCTTCCCTCGAGGCACTGAGTGCAATACAGAATCCCGAGCTGGACTATCCCTTTTTCTACAGGCCCATGTATACCATACTAGAGGATGGCTATACCATGTTTCG ACCGGAACTAGAATTCGCACAACTGATAAGCGGACTGAGCATGGGTGGCGCCTCATCGCCCAATGTggcaaatataacaatatgCACGCCTTCGACATCTGCTGCCTTTGGTAGCTGCAACAGCATTCCCCATCCCCTGCAGAACGGCTTTGCTTTGGACGCAGCAGCTGCATTGGTGGGCAGTGGCTGCAGTGGCGTCTCTGCCTGCGAGTGGCGTGTTAGCCACGTCAACAAAGACTTTGGCGTCTGTGCCACATATGGCGCCACACTGATTGTACCTAAAGCAATTAGCGATGAGCAAATAGCGCTCTCCGCTGCCTTCCGAGACGGCGGACGTTTTCCTGTGCTCAGCTACAGACATGAGAATGGC GCCACGCTTATGCGTAGCTCACAACCGTTGTCCACCCAAGGCATCAAACGTTGTCGCGCCGACGAGGCGATACTCAATCTGGTGCTGGGACGCAGCAAAAAGGGCTTCATTGTGGATACTTGGGGCAAGGGCAAGTCGAACACGGAGACAGACTTGCATTACTCGCAGTGGAAGAAGGTGAATCGCGCCATTGGCAATGTCAGCTCACCTGCAGCTATTCTGGACAGTTTTGCCAAGCTGATTGAGGCCTGCAATGACACGGGCTGCACCACGGATAAGTGGCTAACTCGCCTGGAGAACAGCGGCTGGTTGAGCCTAGTACTCAATTCTTTGAATGCCTCTTGTGTGGTGGCACAGTGCCTGGATCAGGAGGGCAGTCCAGTGCTCGTGCATGGCGCAAAAGGTCTGGATTCAACGCTGATTGTTACCTCACTCGTGCAGATCATTCTCAATCCCGACTGTCGAACTGTGCGCGG TCTACAAGCCTTGATAGAGCGGGAATGGATCCAAGCGGGTCATCCGTTTGCGTCGCGTCATCGTTACTCTTGCTACACGCCGCATCAGACCCGCAACAAGAATTCGGGCGCCACTTTTGTACTCTTTCTGGATTGCATCTATCAATTGTACACGCAGTTCCCCTGTAGCTTTGAGTTCAGTACCCAGCTGCTCATATTGCTGTTTGAACACAGCTACTTCTCGCAATATGGCACCTTTCTGTGCGACTCGGAGCGGGAGCGACACGAGCTGCAAGTGCACACAAGAACCACGAGTCTGTGGTCTTATCTAAATCGACCAGATGTATTGCAAACTCTGCTAAATCCACTATACGAACCAAATGCTAGTGTGATTTGGCCTTCTGTTGCGCCAATTAGTTTGGAATTGTGGAGCG AACTCTATTTACGTTGGGTGATCGATCAACGAAATTTAGCGACGACAATGGCGCAAATTCAAGAGCTGGTTACAAGTGAAAAGGAGCTAAGAACTCAG GCTTTAAAACTGCGCAAACAGGCCTTGGAACTAAGCCAGGAAGTCATGACACTGATTAACGATGTGGATGACGCATAA